A window of Malania oleifera isolate guangnan ecotype guangnan chromosome 5, ASM2987363v1, whole genome shotgun sequence contains these coding sequences:
- the LOC131155372 gene encoding uncharacterized protein LOC131155372 translates to MEMEVLPPVDFNFDSACSSPYITAPSSPQPFGNFFLSAPTSPRSSSAAAFLRQFNDLSLLTSAATAIGTGASSSPTPKSKNNLHNCDEDDDGDGQEDFAFDFSGQLERPSLSADELFDGGKIKPLKPPPERSDSSSLNKSEFLRRRKEDAAFLAAEETRERRSARKGKHSQSQSQLPFRVADLLDSRTGTNRSGPKQPSSSSNSSSGSSSSSAMAPLSPKGYRKWRLKDFLLFRSSSEGRVASKDVLRKYSALSKKSEDARNSSFRSADGEGSVSGSRRRGPVSAHELHYTANRAVSEEMRKKTFLPYKQDLLGCLGFGHGVKEISRGIGSLTRG, encoded by the coding sequence ATGGAGATGGAGGTGCTTCCTCCTGTGGACTTCAACTTCGACAGTGCTTGCTCATCTCCTTACATTACCGCACCTTCCAGCCCCCAACCCTTCGGCAATTTCTTCCTCAGCGCCCCCACCAGTCCACGCAGCTCATCCGCTGCCGCCTTCCTCCGCCAATTCAACGACCTCTCTCTCCTCACCTCCGCCGCCACCGCCATCGGCACCGGCGCTTCATCTTCTCCGACGCCTAAGTCGAAAAATAATCTCCATAATTGTGACGAGGACGACGACGGCGACGGTCAAGAGGATTTTGCGTTCGATTTCAGCGGACAGTTGGAGAGACCTTCGCTCTCCGCCGACGAGCTCTTCGACGGCGGAAAAATCAAGCCCCTGAAACCGCCTCCGGAGCGTTCTGATTCGTCGAGTCTCAACAAATCAGAATTCTTGCGGCGGCGAAAAGAAGATGCCGCGTTTCTTGCGGCGGAAGAAACCCGGGAGAGAAGATCTGCACGGAAAGGGAAGCACTCGCAATCGCAGTCGCAGTTGCCGTTCCGAGTCGCCGATTTGCTAGATTCTCGAACCGGAACCAATCGGTCCGGTCCGAAACAGCCTTCGTCCTCTTCTAATTCTTCTTCCGGTTCGTCGAGTTCGTCGGCAATGGCACCGCTGTCCCCGAAAGGATACAGAAAATGGCGGCTGAAGGATTTTCTGCTGTTTCGGAGCTCTTCGGAGGGTCGGGTGGCGAGCAAAGACGTGTTGAGGAAGTACTCGGCGTTGTCGAAGAAGAGCGAGGACGCAAGGAACTCGAGCTTCCGGTCGGCCGACGGAGAGGGCTCGGTGTCCGGTTCGCGGCGGAGAGGACCGGTTTCGGCTCACGAGTTGCACTACACAGCGAACCGGGCGGTTTCGGAGGAGATGAGGAAGAAGACGTTTTTGCCCTACAAGCAGGACCTACTGGGGTGCCTGGGGTTTGGGCATGGTGTGAAAGAGATTTCCAGGGGCATTGGGTCTTTGACACGTGGATGA